The proteins below come from a single Mustela erminea isolate mMusErm1 chromosome 14, mMusErm1.Pri, whole genome shotgun sequence genomic window:
- the ZNF518A gene encoding zinc finger protein 518A, with translation MPSEQKPLFFDEKQTTLKNYDVKNELVDTIRSVPRPKIAQSSFHYELKNVKIDLPKIHIPNEVFLKHEVDKYRKLFQRQPQTARKSISVKTVSCVEECMLLHKSERVEEEGLKMSAKILNFNCLKCRDSTRYSPNDLQKHFQMWHHGELPSYPCEMCSFSANDFQIFKQHRRTHRSTLVKCDICNNESVYTLLDLTKHFASTHCVNGSFQCEKCRFSTQDVGTFVQHIHRHNEIHYKCGKCHHVCFTKGELQKHLHVHSGTFPFTCQYCSYGATRREHLVRHVITLHKEHLYAKEKLEKDKYEKRMAKTSAGLKLILKRYRIDASRKTFWKRKKINNGSDRSIEKNTQVLRKVNKTQAKSEDQSHLVQEYLNEEKDERPHCENNDKPTESESEKPTLLSTGQRNRVEEGSNSTLGFLKTAVQGPTVLMVKNNRITIPANYSADFMGFKMVDGKQHIVIKLLPTNKQNLYSPGSQSDAAKESTANLQPRTLDTTGFLAGVTTELSDTVYMKATTPFSCSSSILSGKVMSEKEMALLSQTSNMLQTMDDEKNVSSLSASELVSASVNLTTKAETKDNIDLWGSYITQSHPEMSGAAIRSPDKVNCTTKQNASNSGDMHNYCINYVNSELPVESSNQGSLPFHNYSKVNNSNKRRRFSGTGMCENPQKEPSSSKTVVQQPISESVLSLVRKESSNPDSMLASISLLNTKDGTLKMQAEIEEQCVLEKGQNSDGQNLYTNENQNLESLTEKSKWDNISNVESPMMPRITSVFSLQSQQASEFLPPEVNQLLQDGLKTKSEVKQDSSNSNTPDKGLPLHCDQSFQKLEGEGKVVDSSKDFKVQGLFSIPSGSIGINVPTNDLNLKCSGKEKQNLSISQDVRDSEKTPRISGIGTLLKTQSDAIITQQLVKDKLRATTQNLGSLYRQSPLLNSEPKKAIFVQTPKGFFVPLHIANKPGLHVVSGRPLPLVNTQGVPASLLLNKKPGMILTFNNGKLEGVSTVKTESAQACGTTAKEPCRIPFLKVERNSNCLTPALCSSIGSCLSMKSSSENTLPLKGPYIIKTANSSAKAVPTPNTVPEHQGTKLNILDSVKQQNEIFPKPPLYTLLPDGKQAVFLKCVMPNKTELLKPKLVQNSTYYQNIQPKKPEGTPQKILLKIFNPVLNVTAANNLSVSTSASSLQKDKVPSNQTTGGEQRAPESSRDALPFLLDDMMPANEIVITSTATCPESSEEPLCFTDRSDTRVLRCKTNCTIERSFNRKKTSKKNFSRVKTHARSKDSETAFVSRNRNCKRKCRNSYEEPPRKKATLHRKCKEKSKPEDAREAFDFSRPRLSRDAVRTLRLSPFSSKQLVKCPRRNQPVVVLNHPDADAPEVVSVMKTIAKFNGRVLKVSLSKRTISALLKPVCDNASKTIYGDFSKRHKTLKPVSSVKERFVLKLTLKKTSKNNYQIVKTTSENVLKAKFNCWFCGRVFDNQDAWAGHGQRHLMEATRDWNMLE, from the coding sequence ATGCCATCTGAACAGAAACCATTATTTTTTGATGAAAAacaaactactttaaaaaattacgaTGTGAAAAATGAGCTAGTGGATACTATCAGATCAGTACCTAGGCCAAAAATTGCACAAAGTAGTTTTCATTATGaactaaaaaatgtgaaaattgatTTGCCGAAGATACATATTCCAAATGAAGTCTTTTTGAAACATGAAGTtgacaaatacagaaaattatttcagcGTCAACCACAGACTGCAAGAAAATCTATCAGTGTAAAGACTGTAAGCTGTGTAGAGGAGTGTATGTTGCTCCATAAGTCTGAGAGAGTTGAAGAGGAGGGTTTAAAAATGTCTGCAAAAATACTCAATTTCAACTGTTTAAAATGCCGAGATAGCACTCGATATAGTCCAAATGATTTGCAGAAACACTTTCAAATGTGGCACCATGGTGAATTACCTTCCTATCCTTGTGAAATGTGCAGTTTTTCAGCAAATGACTTCCAGATATTTAAACAACACAGACGGACACATAGAAGCACTTTAGTAAAATGTGACATTTGTAACAATGAGAGTGTATATACTTTATTAGACTTGACAAAGCATTTTGCATCCACACATTGTGTAAATGGTAGTTTTCAATGTGAAAAGTGCAGATTCTCCACCCAGGATGTTGGCACATTTGTTCAGCACATTCATAGACATAATGAAATCCATTATAAATGTGGTAAGTGCCATCATGTATGTTTTACCAAAGGAGAGCTTCAGAAGCACCTTCATGTTCATTCTGGTACATTTCCCTTCACTTGTCAATATTGTAGCTATGGTGCTACTAGGAGAGAGCACCTGGTAAGACATGTTATAACTTTGCACAAAGAACACTTATATGcgaaagaaaaactggaaaaagacaaatacgaAAAGAGGATGGCAAAGACTTCAGCAGGACTTAAGCTGATACTGAAAAGATACAGAATAGATGCATCAAGGAAGACGTTCTGGAAACGCAAAAAGATCAACAACGGAAGTGACAGAAGTATAGAAAAAAACACTCAAGTGCTCAGAAAAGTGAACAAAACACAGGCTAAATCTGAAGACCAGAGCCATCTTGTTCAAGagtatttaaatgaagaaaaggatgAAAGACCACACTGTGAGAATAATGATAAACCTACTGAGTCAGAGTCAGAAAAGCCAACTCTTCTGTCCACTGGGCAACGTAATAGAGTTGAAGAGGGATCAAATTCTACTCTAGGCTTCTTGAAGACTGCTGTACAAGGACCTACAGTGTTAATggtgaaaaataatagaataacaaTTCCTGCTAACTACAGTGCTGATTTTATGGGCTTTAAGATGGTGGATGGAAAACAACATATAGTAATAAAATTGTTACCTACCAATAAACAGAATTTATATTCACCAGGCTCACAGTCAGATGCTGCAAAGGAGAGTACTGCCAATTTGCAGCCCCGGACTTTGGACACTACTGGATTTTTAGCAGGAGTAACAACTGAATTAAGTGACACAGTTTACATGAAAGCAACTACCCCATTTTCATGTTCATCTTCTATACTTTCAGGGAAAGTaatgtcagaaaaagaaatggctttgCTATCTCAAACAAGTAATATGCTTCAAACAATGGATGATGAAAAAAATGTGTCGTCTTTGTCAGCATCAGAATTGGTTTCAGCATCAGTGAATTTGACCACAAAAGCTGAAACAAAAGATAATATTGACCTGTGGGGAAGTTATATTACTCAGAGTCACCCTGAGATGTCAGGTGCTGCCATTAGAAGTCCAGATAAAGTCAACTGTACTACCAAACAAAATGCATCTAACAGTGGGGATATGCATAACTACTGCATTAATTATGTCAACTCTGAGTTACCTGTTGAATCTTCCAACCAAGGATCATTGCCCTTTCATAATTACTCAAAAGTAAATAATTCTAATAAACGGCGTAGATTTTCAGGAACAGGAATGTGTGAAAACCCTCAAAAAGAACCTTCATCAAGCAAGACAGTTGTTCAGCAACCAATAAGTGAATCAGTTTTGTCTCTAGTGAGGAAAGAGAGCTCAAATCCAGATAGCATGTTAGCATCTATTAGCCTTTTGAATACTAAAGatggaactttaaaaatgcaaGCTGAAATTGAAGAACAGTGTGTTttagaaaaaggacaaaacagCGACGGACAGAACTTATACactaatgaaaatcaaaatttagAGAGCTTGACTGAAAAATCTAAGTGGGATAACATTTCTAATGTTGAGTCACCTATGATGCCTAGAAtcacctctgttttctctctccagagTCAACAGGCATCAGAATTTTTGCCGCCTGAAGTAAACCAGTTACTTCaggatggattaaaaacaaaatctgaggtAAAACAAGACTCTAGTAATAGTAACACCCCAGATAAAGGCCTGCCACTTCATTGTGACCAGTCATTTCAGAAACTTGAGGGAGAAGGCAAAGTAGTTGACTCTTCAAAGGACTTCAAAGTACAAGGCCTTTTCTCTATTCCATCTGGTAGTATAGGGATTAATGTGCCTACCAATgatctgaatttaaaatgtagtggaaaagaaaaacaaaatctgtcaATATCACAAGATGTGAGAGATTCAGAAAAGACACCTAGAATTTCAGGTATTGGCACATTACTTAAGACTCAGTCAGATGCAATAATAACACAGCAGCTCGTAAAAGATAAACTGCGAGCCACTACACAAAATTTAGGTTCTTTATATAGGCAGAGTCCACTTCTGAATTCAGAACCAAAAAAGGCTATATTTGTTCAGACTCCAAAAGGCTTTTTTGTACCATTGCACATTGCTAACAAGCCTGGATTACATGTTGTTTCAGGAAGGCCACTTCCATTGGTTAATACACAAGGTGtacctgcttctcttcttttaaacAAGAAACCTGGGatgattttaacatttaataatgGGAAACTTGAAGGTGTTTCCACTGTCAAAACTGAGAGTGCTCAGGCTTGTGGAACTACAGCTAAGGAGCCTTGCAGAATACCTTTTTTAAAGGTAGAACGAAACAGTAATTGTCTGACACCTGCACTTTGTTCCAGCATTGGCAGTTGTTTGAGCATGAAAAGTAGCTCAGAAAATACTTTGCCATTAAAAGGCCCTTACATCATCAAAACAGCAAATTCTTCAGCGAAAGCTGTTCCTACTCCTAATACAGTACCTGAGCATCAGGGCACCAAGTTGAATATCTTGGACTCAGTAAAACAGCAGAATGAGATTTTTCCAAAACCACCTCTTTATACCCTCTTGCCTGATGGCAAAcaagctgtttttttaaagtgtgtgatGCCAAATAAGACTGAGCTGCTTAAGCCTAAATTAGTCCAAAATAGTACATATTATCAAAACATACAGCCAAAGAAACCTGAAGGAACACCACAGAAAATATTGCTGAAAATTTTTAACCCTGTTTTAAATGTGACTGCTGCTAACAATCTGTCTGTAAGCACCTCTGCATCCTCATTGCAGAAAGACAAGGTACCATCTAATCAGACTacaggaggagagcagagagcgCCAGAATCTTCTAGAGATGCCTTACCCTTCTTACTAGATGATATGATGCCAGCAAATGAAATTGTGATAACTTCTACTGCAACATGCCCAGAATCTTCTGAGGAACCCTTATGTTTCACTGACCGTTCAGACACCAGGGTATTAAGGTGTAAAACAAATTGTACAATCGAGAGAAGCTTCAATAGAAAAAAGACTtcgaaaaaaaatttttcaagagtAAAAACTCATGCAAGAAGTAAAGATTCTGAAACTGCCTTTGTATCTAGAAACAGAAACTGTAAACGAAAGTGTAGGAATAGTTACGAAGAACCtccaagaaaaaaagcaacattaCATAGAAAGTGTAAAGAAAAGTCTAAACCTGAAGATGCCCGTGAAGCATTTGATTTTAGCAGACCAAGGCTTTCAAGAGATGCAGTCAGAACTTTGCGGCTTTCCCCCTTTAGTTCCAAACAGCTTGTGAAATGTCCTAGGAGAAACCAACCAGTTGTAGTTTTGAATCATCCTGATGCAGATGCACCAGAAGTAGTAAGTGTGATGAAAACTATTGCTAAATTTAATGGACGTGTACTTAAGGTTTCGTTGTCGAAAAGAACTATCAGTGCTTTACTGAAGCCAGTGTGTGATAATGCCTCGAAAACAATTTATGGTGATTTTTCCAAAAGACATAAAACATTGAAACCTGTTAGTTCTGTGAAAGAAAGATTTGTGCTAAAATTAACACtcaaaaagacaagcaaaaacaaTTATCAGATCGTGAAGACTACctctgaaaatgttctgaaagcTAAATTTAACTGTTGGTTTTGTGGTAGAGTATTTGACAATCAGGATGCTTGGGCTGGTCATGGGCAGAGACATCTAATGGAAGCCACTCGTGACTGGAATATGTTAGAATAA